The Pongo pygmaeus isolate AG05252 chromosome 20, NHGRI_mPonPyg2-v2.0_pri, whole genome shotgun sequence sequence TGGTTTTGTTCCCCTCCTCcactctcccccaccccctccccgcccttttttttttttttttttttaactggtgtTTTATCTTTGATTCTCCTTCAGCCCTCACCCCTGGTTCTCATCTTTCTTGATCAGCATCTTTTCTTGCCTCTGTCCCCTTCTCTCACCTCTTAGCTCCCCTCCAACCTGGGGGGCAGTGGTGTGGAGAAGCCACAGGCCTGAGATTTCATCTGCTCTCCTTCCTGGAGCCCAGAGGAGGGCAGCAGAAGGGGGTGGTGTCTCCAACCCCCCAGCACTGAGGAAGAACGGGGCTCTTCTCATTTCACCCCTCCGTTTCTCCCCTGCCCCAAGGACTGGGCCACTTCTGGGTGGGGCAGTGGGTCCCAGATTGGCTCACACTGAGAATGTAAGAACTACAAACaaaatttctattaaattaaGTTTTGTGTCTCCCTCCTGTGTCTCCTTCTGGGGAAAGACAGACTTAAGGAAACCCAGCAGTGGtctttttggggtggggggggttTCCAGTATATCTCCTTTTTCAGCTATTGCTAGAGAGGTTGCTGAGTGTTCCACGAGATTCCAGGGACCCTTATTTACCCCATAACCCTCAAAACCAACGGGGGAATGGCTGTTGCTGCTGTAAATACTCCACATATTAACTTACTGAATCCTTGAACCTAACTGGTAagttttggttctgtttatttatttttaagatagactcttgctctgttcaggctggcgtacagtggctcaatctggTTCACCCTGCCCCTTAAACTGGCCTTCTTCATGCTTCTATTCCTTTGGGGTCCTGTGGCTCAGCCCAACCCCTCGGATGCCTCCAGGACTGGTAGATCCAAGGGAGAATTCTGTATTTAATGTAGTGAGGCTTTGAAAGTTAACATCTTTAAATACTTCTGGGGTCAGATTAGGGATAGTACAACAAAGTACTCCTGGCCGGAGACCCAGGAATTAAAATTGTAGGTTCATTCCAAAAATCCAGATCCCTAAAGAATGAATGAGGCTACAAAATGGCACCTTGCCCCTGCTTCCaacttaaggtttttttttcctgtgcttgGTGGCCTTTCAGGTATTTCTAGTCTTCAGTAACTTCCACTTTGACTGCTCTACAAGGGTTCCTGCCAGGATACCCAGACCAGAATAAAACTCTTgggggccaggtacggtggctcacgcctgtaatcccagcactgtgggaggccgaggcaggcggatcacctgaggtcaagaggtggagaccagcctggccaacatggtgaaacccaatacaaaaaattatccgggcgtggtgggggggttcctgtaatcccagctactcgggaggctgaggcaggagaattgcttgaatccgggaggcggaagttgcagtgaaccgagattacgccactgcactccagcctgggtgacagagacaacgtttcaaagaaaaaaacccttaTTTGGAAGAGGCAAAAAACGAGGTTTttacagaagaaatacaaatgtctGTAACCAGTACAGGTAcataaaaattttgttaaaaattcatTTGAGCGTGAGAGTGGGGACACCAGAGTCACTTTGCAACCGCGTAACGTCACCGCTAACGGGCATGGCGTCACTCAGGAGACCACGTGTGCGGGCCGAGCAAGAAGCCCCGCCCACAACGCGGAGTTTAGTGTGCGCGTGCCTCGCTCGAGAACCCGCTCGTGCGCATGCCCACAAAGGCCAAGGAGGGCGCGCTCAGGTCACGTGCGCCGGTGGTCAGCGCGCGCATTGCCTGCCCCGGAAGTGGTCGGCGCGCGGCGCGGAGCGCCTGGGCGCTAAGATGGCGGCGGCGTGAGTTGCATGTTGTGTGAGGATCCCGGGGCCGCCGCGTCGCTCGGGCCCCGCCATGGCCGTCACCATCACGCTCAAAACGCTGCAGCAGCAGACCTTCAAGATCCGCATGGAGCCTGACGAGACGGTGCGGGCCGGGCCGGAGCCCAGGGGCGGGAGCGACGGGTTtcggggttggggtgggggcggggaggctAGGATCCCAacgggaggggcagggaggacgGCGCGGGTCGGCCCTGCCCAGACCCCCGACCGCCCGACTTTCCTGGACCCTCCGATGGTCTTTGGCCCGGCCCCCAGCCGATCGGGTGGCGCTCCTGCGCGGGTCTCCGGGCGAGGCCCCACCCCCGGGGCGCTGGCCAGGCCCCGGCTCCAATGTCAGCGCTCTCGCGGGGCGCGGGAGTCACAGGCTCGGATTCCTGGGCAGGCCAAGCTTTCCAGGACTGGGCTCCACGTTACCAGCTTTGCAGGCGTCTCCTTGGGACACTGGTGGTCGAATCTAGGAGTAATGACCAGGAGATACTGAGTAGTGACTACAACAACGATGTTAATGATAATAAACGGGTCTTAGTCTTTATAATTTTGGTGGTCCGTGTTTGTTGGCCGTTTATTTTTTATCAGTCACCGAGTGTTTTAGTGTTGTTTTACCGCTCTGCAAAACGGGCTTGTCATTGGGGACCTctgaccattttacagatgtggaaacctAGGGGTGGAGGAACTTTGCCACAGTCACACACAAgtaatggcagagctgggattcaaattcgGTTCTGCCTCGTGTGAGCGTCCATGATATAAATATTATGCTGCCTTTTTAGTCAAAAGTAGAATTAGGACCTAATTCAAACATACTGAATGTCTGTTGGGTACTTGGCACTTTTTGCATAGTGAGGGAGACATTGAAGTCCACTTTTTGTAGAAAAGGAAGCACACATTTTTTGATCAGCTCAAGTGTTTGGCTTTGGGCAAGTTAACCTGTCTACCTGTCTGTGCCTCCgttttctcaaatattaaatGAACCGGTCGCCTGCTggcttccacctgtaatcccagcacttagggaggcagaggcaagaggagcgcttgagcctaggaattcgagatcatcctggcaacacagtgagaccccgttctctacaaaaagaagaaacaaaaatcaataaataaaatgagaccaATTAAACGTATTTCGTAGGAAGCTTAAAAGGTATGACACATATACATTTACAGTAGcactattggccaggcacggtggctcatgcctctaatcctgatgatctgggaggcagaggcaggaggattgcttgaggccaggagtttgagaccagccagcctaacatagggagactcttatctacaaaaaaaaaaaatttttaattaagcctggagtggtggtgtgtacctTTAGTCTTAGCTACTCCCGAGGCTGGACGAGAGTaccagctgagcccaggagtttgaagctgcagtgagcgatgatcGTGCCACATCAATCCAGTGTGGGCGgcagcaagatcctgcctcttaaaattaaaaaagaaatattgctaTCAACTATTAGTCACTGTTATTGTCCAAGGTAGAGTGTAGAGTAGGGGACTGTCCCCTTTATTATGTTAATTATACTTTATACCACCCGAAATTACATTTTCTTCACATTAGTGTTCTCTCATTGAGAGCAGGGACTTGTGTTGAGTTTGTTCTGTGCTGTGGCCTCCGTGTCTAAAACAGCACCTGGCACGTAATGGGTGTTTAGTATAAATAAATACTGTGTTGAATGGCATGATGATTGAATGAATTCAAATCTAGCATGCTTTAGATGCTGAGAAAGCTTTAAAAACCCAGCGTGCTTGCCTTTCTGCCATTAGGGCTTGCAGTTTCTCCGTCCTAAACTAGAAGGGAAGAGAGAACCTTGGGGTCTCCAGTGACTGTCTGTACCACTCCCTGTAGGTGAAGGTGCTAAAGGAGAAGATAGAAGCTGAGAAGGGTCGTGATGCCTTCCCCGTGGCTGGACAGAAACTCATCTATGCCGGCAAGATCTTGAGTGACGATGTCCCTATCAGGGACTATCGCATCGATGAGAAGAACTTTGTGGTTGTCATGGTGACCAAGGTGGGTGACGTGTGCTGGCTGGGAGGGTGGGTGGACCAGCTGGGGAGCTGGCAAAGAGCCTGTGTGCCCAAGAGAGATTAGCCATGAACAGGGCGGGGCCACAGTGGAGCGGGTTGTTGGGTCTGATAGGCTTGCTGATGCCAGCTCCCTTTTTCTTGCTGTCGCAGACCAAAGCCGGCCAGGGTACCTCAGCACCCCCAGAGGCCTCACCCACAGCTGCCCCAGAGTCCTCTACATCCTTCCCGCCTGCCCCCACCTCAGGCATGTCCCATCCCCCACCTGCCGCCAGAGAGGACAAGAGCCCATCGGAGGAATCCGCCCCCACGACGTCCCCAGAGTCTGTGTCAGGGTAAGGTGGGGGCAGCAGTCCCAGCTTGGGCCCTGTCCTAGCACATTCCAGCGTCCACATAAGTGGTCCCACACACCTGGAGGGAGGGCAAGCCGCCAGAAGCCAGGGTCCGATTTCTCTCTCTTGAATTTGCAGCTCTGTTCCCTCTTCAGGTAGCAGCGGGCGAGAGGAAGACGCGGCCTCCACGCTAGGTGGGTGGGTGGTCCCGAGGGCAGAGGCGACTGGGTGCCCCAGCCATCAGCTGGGCCTTGTCTGGGTGCGGGAGGGCCTGGGAGCTGCCCTTTCCTCTTCCTGGTGACCTAGGCTTTGCTGCTCCTTCCACAGTGACGGGCTCTGAGTATGAGACGATGCTGACGGAGATCATGTCCATGGGCTATGAGCGGGAGCGGGTTGTGGCCGCCCTGAGAGCCAGCTACAACAACCCCCACCGAGCCGTGGAGTATCTGCTCACGGTGAGGTGGGGCTTCCGCCTCCCGGGGAGGCCTTAAAGGAGTACCTGGGCGTCACTGCCCTGATGGGCGGTTGGGAAGGCAAAACCTGCCCTGAAAAGACTTTGGGTAGTGATTCTAGCCACTAAAGGCTTCCCACAGGAGGCTGGATGTGAGTGGTGGGTGGGCCTCTGGAGGGCAGGGCCGAGGCCTCATCTGTGTCCTGCCAGGGCATGGAGGAGGGTGGCAGCAGGAGGTCTGTGCATTAGAACTAAACAGGACCCTTGACAGGGAATTCCTGGGAGCCCCGAGCCGGAACACGGTTCTGTCCAGGAGAGCCAGGTATCCGAGCAGCCGGCCACGGAAGCAGGTGGGTGTGCACGTGCCGCATCTGCCCTCCAGGTACCTGACTCACATCACACTCCACCCT is a genomic window containing:
- the RAD23A gene encoding UV excision repair protein RAD23 homolog A isoform X2, which translates into the protein MAVTITLKTLQQQTFKIRMEPDETVKVLKEKIEAEKGRDAFPVAGQKLIYAGKILSDDVPIRDYRIDEKNFVVVMVTKTKAGQGTSAPPEASPTAAPESSTSFPPAPTSGMSHPPPAAREDKSPSEESAPTTSPESVSGSVPSSGSSGREEDAASTLVTGSEYETMLTEIMSMGYERERVVAALRASYNNPHRAVEYLLTGIPGSPEPEHGSVQESQVSEQPATEAGENPLEFLRDQPQFQNMRQVIQQNPALLPALLQQLGQENPQLLQQISRHQEQFIQMLNEPPGELADISDVEGEVGAIGEEAPQMNYIQVTPQEKEAIERLKALGFPESLVIQAYFACEKNENLAANFLLSQNFDDE
- the RAD23A gene encoding UV excision repair protein RAD23 homolog A isoform X1 — translated: MAVTITLKTLQQQTFKIRMEPDETVKVLKEKIEAEKGRDAFPVAGQKLIYAGKILSDDVPIRDYRIDEKNFVVVMVTKTKAGQGTSAPPEASPTAAPESSTSFPPAPTSGMSHPPPAAREDKSPSEESAPTTSPESVSGSVPSSGSSGREEDAASTLVTGSEYETMLTEIMSMGYERERVVAALRASYNNPHRAVEYLLTGIPGSPEPEHGSVQESQVSEQPATEAAGENPLEFLRDQPQFQNMRQVIQQNPALLPALLQQLGQENPQLLQQISRHQEQFIQMLNEPPGELADISDVEGEVGAIGEEAPQMNYIQVTPQEKEAIERLKALGFPESLVIQAYFACEKNENLAANFLLSQNFDDE